GTTGCACGCTAGAGGACATTTCTGCCACtctctttacaaaaaaaaagaagtgagcTTGTTGAATCCTAACCTGGAGCGTTATCCTGGGACAGGACACACTGATGGGAGAACACAGACATCACAACCACTGCACAGATAGATCCTGCTCCTCTTGCTCCCCTAGGGCCCTTGTATTACCTCACAtcctttgcttttgctgctccATCCAATGCAATAGCTTCAAATTCCACAAAAATAGAATCGTTTCTCAAGAGAGAAACTGCCCCTTTTGAAAAGACACGAATGGATGTATAGTTACACATATAAGTATTTATCAGAATCTGTCCTACAGAAtgacttacaaaaaaaaaacacatacaaagGTTGGTATGCTGACACCATATGTCTTTCAGAAATATAAACAATCTAATCTCAGGGCATTGAGAATATAAgaatataagaaataaatataagaatgaaataaaatcataatttgTTAGTATTTTAGCTACTGCATGTCTTCTTGACATAAAATTAGCCAAATGGGAGAAGTGTTTTTTTGGGTGTTGATAGGAAGGTAAGTTGTCAGCTGCTCAAATCCAGCCCAGGTTGCCAACAGAAATAATGATAGTAATAGAGTCTCCATTGCCATTGCCACCTGACAGCTATTTGGTTTATGTGTAATGGGGCAGTGGACTAATTTGATATTTTTAGACTATTCATCACTCTTATTTCCAGACAGGACCATAAAATCCCTCAGAGTGCTTCCTAGAAGAGAGATATCAATGCACAAATCCCAACAAGAGTGTCTTTAGACATATCTAGAACTGAGCAACATCAAGACAGAACCTTCTGAGTCCTGTAAGAGCCCCCCtaagagcagggctgggacaaAGTGGGTGCTTTTACAGttttctgaagttctgctgGTTTCCTCAAGACAAAATGCTCATTTGTCCCTTTGTCCCTCTATGTGTTCCAGGAGTGTCCCTGTTCTGGCAGCCTCTGGGAGCTGTTCCTACCACCAGTCCCTGCAGTGGTATGGGCTCAGTCCTGGCATGAGGTGTCAAAGCAGgcaagcagctcccagcaggagaagggaaagagagaTCTGTTCTGGAAAGAGGGGCAAAGAGTAgatttctttgggaaaaaaaaaaaatctttctgcttACGTTTTCCATAGTGAGCATGgcattttcaggagaaaatttGAATACCAAAGTATTCAAGCCAAAATATGAAGTTTTTAATTTTGGCAGCTTAGGACAGGTTTGGGCTGCTCAGTTTTTGACAGTAAAGCAACATATATTcgcactattttttttcttcttcttttacagaatgctgacattttcagactcattttctttcaaatactgtTTCACATTTTCAATAACGCTTTTCATGGTATTTAATTCTGAGTGCTTCTCACTGTGAGAGGAATAGCCAAGGAGCCAGGAAAGGGCTGTGGGAATGCATTAGCTCTGCTGATTCTTGGGAGTGACTTCAAGCAGTGCTTGGAGCCCTGTGCACCCTGCAGAAGAAGTGGAATAAGCCATACCACAGCATCTCCTCAGCCATCTTGCAGCCAGAGAGAGCCTCTCCCAGCCAGTCCAGGGGATGAGAATAGGGGTTTGGTGTAATGAACATCCTCCATCCATTACTCAtgctggcacaagctgcccagaggggttgtgggtgccccatccctgcaggtgctcaaggTGAGttggatgtgactctgggcagcctgatctggtgggtggcagtcCTATtcatggcaggggattggaactagtTGGGTTTTGATGtcattccaacccaagccattctatgattttattattactgcATTTGCACATATGAAAGACAAACACCAAGCAGaatccctcctgctctgctcagtgcaaaTGGATGGCACAGCTCAGAAAAGACTCAGGAgctcttaagaaaaaaagggaaaacctTCATGTTTCGCTGAGTTCACTCAGGGTCAAAATGTCATACCATTTTTTTGGCTACAGGCACCTTTCCTCCTCCGCTAACTTTCAACTAGAGGAGCTCCTGTTGTGTATACAGAGCATCAGAGTATTATACACATGTAGCCAAAACTGCCAAAGATAGCAATGAGGAGCTAAACTGAAAGTGATGGCAATGTGTTGATGAAATCCCACTCCCCCGTGCATCCAGCCAGACGCTGAAGGATGGCTAACAGGTTTCTGAGCTCCTCCGAGCAAACAGCATGGAAATGTAAGTCGTGGTTTGGTTTATGCCCAGAGTGTTGAACTAATAGCACTTGTCTCACATGTAAGCAGCTGCAAAACCTGATATTTACACAAGGATTCACAGAGATGAGAAAagactgcttttattttctagatGACAGCCTCTGGTTCAAACGGGAATTAATTTGGGAAAACCCTCTGGTCTGTGTCGTAGAGCATGCTAGGTTAAATGATGACAGCAGACTCTTTTTTTATCATGGAAGATTGGCTTTAAATTATCACCATCATTCCCACATCAAGACAGGAGCAATCTTACCTACCAAGGCACCCTTCAGTTTTGCATGCCAAATAGACTgtgagcaaaataaaattctacCTTTTAAAGTCATCAATCAAAGAGCTCACCAATGCACTTTGTATAAATACAAACACACCCAAATACACTTACTAGTAGTTGCCACTTTTTCACAGAGCCATTGGCTTACCTTCAGCAAGGTGGCTCTGACTTCAAAGCTTAAAACTTGCTTTCAATTGGCATTTCTGAGATTCAAGCATCAGCTGACACATGCTGTTGCTGGCAACATGATGGCTCTTGTCTCAGACACCCAGAAGTAAGTGTATAGTGTGGTCTTTCAACTCAAAATGTGAAGAGAGAATGTTCTGATGGTCCAGTGATGTCTTTTATTAGATCATGTAGTGTAGCTGGAAAGTACAGTCCAGCTTTAGATACCAAATCTGACCTCAAGTCTCAACGTGAATTACTTCTGACTTTTTTCAGCTACATCAGCTGGTCTAACAAACCACATCCCTGTTCTTACAAACTTACATCcctttcatggagaaatgatGGAGCAGGTGAAGCTCCTGCTGGCAGAATGTAGCACTGCTATTGGCAGGCAGGATACTGAAATGTGTGATACATGAGATTGTTGCTGGATTTGGAATAGTTTGTAAACTCAATATGAATTTGAACCTGGACTCCTGTTGGGAGTTTGGAGGCTCTGGCTCCACGCATTAGAATGGTTCCACTagtgttttggggtttttttgttgttgttgttggggtttttttgtttttttttttgagacaaaAGTGAGAGTGCACCACAGAGCCATCAGGGCAATGAGATAGCATGGCTATCTCATTCCATGCTTCCAGCTttgctgaggtttttttgttgtaacGTGAAATGGATAACTATGGCCAAATATATACCTGGCAATTTCCTTGTCTTCCATGGTGCAGTTCCAGTTTTTCTTGGTACAAATAAACTTGAGCACCTATTTTATTCTTAGACATGAGCATCTTCCACAGGTCTTACGTTATGATTATTGTACACAAATTCAAAGTACTTCCAAGTCAAACATTTGGAGCTGATGGGCAacatatgtatttctttattgTATTTCTTTACCCCTTATTTCGCTAAAGGCTCCAATTACTCCGTCTCTGCAGCGGAAGCATATCTGTGCTTCTGCTGAaatcaaaagaggaaaaaaagatgaagaaaataggAACTATTAAACAGATTTTTGTCTGATGCTTCCATCTTGTGGCcaactcagaaaagaaaactgccTGCTTTTTCAGCTAAGGTGTTAACTAATACAAGCAAACATTAAAGCTTGTAAAGGTGTCCCAAACATTTCCTCTAGTTACATGAAAGGGGATGAACTACAATtgtgttttgcattttgaagGAACCAAATGCTGTCAGAGGAAGGTCTGGGTTCCTTCTCCATCACCCGCTGTGTTTTGAACTCAGGAGAGCTGGCAGTGCCAAAGGGCAAAGGGCAGAGTCAGGGCTGGGATGATGAGGCCATGGGTGCCAAGTCTGGCTCTTTTCCTTGCTGTGAAATCGATGCCAGAACTCGCATGATATATAGATTCTCATTCAGCTATCAGCTTCACTAGACAGCCCAGGTCTGCAAGATAGCTTTCCTTCTCCATCATTCTTGAACATATGAAATGCTTgccttccattttctctgaTCTTTCCTAGGGGTTATCCCAACACACAGCTCCCATACCAGAAGGTGATGGGACATAGGCCTCTCACTGGGACAGGTGCAAGGTCCCCATGCCGTAGGAGCCATCAGAAACTTCTCAGAGTAGCTGGATAGCTTAGTTCCACCGGAAAAATTATTCCCTTTGGCATGGCTCATGGCAGGCAAGAATGTTAGCCAAAGGTCTGCTTACCTGTATACACTGAAGTGTCCTGCCTAAGGCCCACATATAACACAATTCATTAATTTTCCCTTCCCAGCCTAGCCAGAAGCCCACCCCTGTCTGTTGCACAGGGCACAATGCTGCCCTCACCACAGCTCCAGCCTCCTGGGCAAATGCCTCTTCCACAAACCTGCAGGCTCCCTTAGTAGCCAAATATTTGCTGAGGCCTTGAGGAAGGGAGCAGGGTCATAAGCATCTTGGTTGATGTCTCCAATGCAGTGAGGAATGGGGCTATTGTGCAGGATGTGTCTGCTTCAACTCAGGAGGGTACCCTGAGTGGACACACTCACACACATGCAGTCACACCCTATGCAGTGGAGAATGTATTCCTGTTCTGCAAAAAGGAAGAGTGAGAGCTGAACCTGAGCTCTGCATCCAGCTGCAGGTTCTTGTGTAGGGAGGGATTTTGATATTACCCCCTTAATCATGGCTTGAGGATTAATGAATCTGTCACTCCCTTCATGGGTGCTGGCCCTCCAGAAAGCAAGGCTGAGAGGGACAAACATAAGGGCACAACAATGCCGTGATTGCCTCCACAGCGCCTGAAGTGGTGGGAAGGGTTGTATGTCCACATAGCTTTGTGGGAGAAGGAATCCTCTTTGGCAAGAGTGCAAAGGAGAGGAAACCTGCCATAATTCCTTACCTAAGGCAAGAGCCCAGGCTGCTGTACGGTAATTGATGCAAGGAGGAGTACTGCTTTTTGAAGAAGCCATGAAGAAGGAGATGTTAGTTGGAGGTTTCACCccaaaaatgttaaaatggaAGTGACTACTCTCTGGACAGGAGTTCACTAACTTGACCATTCAAAGGATTTTCCCACAGCAAGGATTTCTCATCTTCCTGCTGGCAAAAAGGGAcagttttcagagcagaaaatcCATCTGACAACATTTATAGTTTTCAGACTGATACTATTTAATTCTTCTCAAGTTCACATTCAGTTATATAAACTACTGTGGGAGTACAGCATCATAGAGCAAAATCTGGTTTGGTTCATAGAGAAGCTCAgttcatcttaaaaaaaaatacctgcaTCTATGAccagaagaatcatagaatcatagaatcgcaaggttggaaacgacctacaagatcatctagtccaactgtcctcccattaccattgctacctgtcatggtttcatgatttttggttatcagtattccacatcataacatcatgtaatgcactgggggtttgactgctgatgctcaagttctgggtacctgtccggaggagaagaagagctacatttccccagggggctttgcggtcagcgaggagatataactcccggcaaggtcacctgatgttctcttctttgcctgcgctgcttcaCTTGCGCTTCTCCATCTGCGCTTCTCcatctgcgcttctctgcctgcgcttctctgcctgcacttcttcatcggctcaactggactgcacttctcatctcagcgttgtggtgaggccgatccaccttccagacacacactttctctctctcattatattctgttgatactatatttagtaaattagtttgtttcacctcagattgttgccgctgttttcaattatttcggagtccctattttccttttccaggggcgcggatccgcagatccctccgcccttctagtcacggaaccggaccgaaccagcccgtaaaccgttgacactaCCACAAGCCTCCAAACCATATCTTGTaactcctcatccagacacctcttgaacactgccagggacagagactccaccacctccctaggcaagccattccagtgcctgacaactctctgagagaaaaaattcttccttatatctaacctaaacttgcagtcctgtttgttgcctgggagaagaggccaaacccctgctcatcacaacctcccttcaggaagttgtagagtgcaataaggtctcctctgagcctcctcttctccagactaaacattcccagctccctcagccgctcctcataagacctgtcctccagacctctcaccagttttgttgccctaccctggacacattccagggcctcaatgtcttttttgtagtgaggggcccaaaactgaaaacagtactcaaggtgcggcctcatGAGTGCTAAGTACAGAaggatgattacctccctgtTCCcgctggccacactatttctaatgcaggccaggatgctgttggccctcttggccacctgggtaCACAAGAAGAGAAATCATGGCGATTTGAAGTTGAATTAATCCATTCTCTATGTTCATCAAGAGCTTTAGACTAAAGGCTGACATAAGGCAGCTTTAGTCCCTTGTTAAAAACAACCTTTGCATAAAACTTTTATATACCTGTATCAGAAGAAGCAGAGCATATACAGGAGATACATGACACATGTTGTCTTTTGCATCCCATGAACTCCTTTCCCCAGCACGTGCAGACAGGCAGCACTGAACCTACCAGCACACCTACCAGTGCTGAAACCAGAAGGATTTTATCTTTTGTGGAGAGCTCAGACATCAGTCACCAGAGTACTAAACCTACCACAGTTTGGGGTCAAAGGGGTTTCACATGGACAGAATTCACTGATTAAGTTACCTGCTCACTGGCAGTTCCTCAATGTGCACACCAGAAGGGGTCAGGGAACTGTCCTTGCTGCCTCATGACTTGGCAGAGCACTCTACTAACCCAAAATctcaggcaggaaaaaaaaaaaaagcaagcaagactGATCTCTTATAACAATCTTTCAATAAGTGAGTATAGACCCCTCACATATCCTTAAATTATATATCATTTATTGAAATATAGAGATCTTAATTTACaggatttgatttttcaaagacaaaatatcAACAGGGGCATTTTGTAATACATTTTTTGCCTACCATCACTCAGGCTAGTTTGCCcttcttcaaatatttcacaaCAGCCACCATTTTGGAAAcacttccttttttattattctaaaaTATAACTTTTGGACGTTCAAAGTGCAACAGTTAACGTGCCTGTGGAATAtatcacagtaaaaaaaaatataaacaaaggCAGTGATATAGCTGTCATAAATGTTTTGGCAGTATTCTAAAAGTCTATATAAAAATACTTATATACATATTGATGTATAACATCACCATATCTCACGTCCTTCTCCATGTATTAGGACCATTTTGTACAAGCTGCAGACCACACTGTAAGGAATTGGTTGGCCATTCCAAATCAAACGCTGTGATAGGCTAACACTGATTGTCATTATACAATTACCCTAGAGTAAGATTTGGGAATATGTTTTCCAGTGGCTTCTCAAAAATTAAGCCGTAAACTAAAATGTTGgtaatactgaaaatattgtaAAACTAAAGGAATCATATCCTCCCACTTCTCCCTCTCTAATAAACCCCAATCTGCCTCTGTCTCTCATTCCAGTTTATAGGCAAGTTTATTGGATTCCACCCTGACATGAACTGGGTTTGGCTAGACTCTTGCCACAGGTACACAAACACTCATGAGTGTATAGAAAATTAACTCTACCATTCATCATAAAGTGAGAAGGCTCTGGTTCACATCCACCATTTGGGTCTAACCCCAGTGTATGTTGTGCaatacagaatgaaatcagTGAGAGGAAGGGGAGACCATGGGAAAATGTCCTTGTATTCCAGTAACTGGTATGATAAAACATGCCAAGCCTGATTTTCAAACCCCAAAGAACACTGGGCCATGTGCAAAAATGCAGGTGAAATCGCTTGCCTAATTTGAGCATGCAGTTGTAATGACTACACATGCAAATTAAGGCATGTGTGGTCTCAAATGGCCATTCAGATATCTGGGATATCCAATAGACAATTTGTGTTTCCTCAATTTATAGTTCATAACTGGAAGGGGACTTCACACCATCTTGTGTGTCCAGACTATATCAGGAGTCTTTATATTTCACAGTTGTCCCTATACGGAGCTCAGAAAGACACTCGGTATTGGTCTGTTGACTGCAGAGAAAGGAGGACATGTCATTCTCATGGTTTGTTATGATTGTCAAACATCACCAGGGCTGAAAATGCAGGTGCCTCACTTCGGGTCACGTTTCCACATCTGCAGGACATTTGTATGTGGCCACAGCCAGGTGACATTTTTGAAACTCAGAGCCAAAATTAGTTGCCTGTAGAAATGAcaatattgcatttatttttcttcaatccACAACCATCCACAAATGAAGTGATGAGGAGTTGTGTAGCTTTCCTTAGCGACATTTCAAGGTAAAGTTTAGTTTGTTATTCAGATCCAGATAGCGTGTGTTGTCAATTGCTGCTGGTCCATCTTTCATACTTCCTTGGAAAAATACTGCAACGCAGGGAGGAGTTTGTACCACATTTGCATTGGTTCTGCAATGCCAGATGCTGAGAGTGTCCTGCTAGGCACTCATCGCACTGAATTAGAGTTAAGTTCGAAAGATGAGCACCAGAAAGGATGGAGCCCTTTGCAGTGATGTACCTTTCTTTCACTTGTAAGTCTTCCAAAACATAAAATATCAATAACTGTGATAGCAGTAATCATAATACTTTGCTCTTGTAAGTGGTGTCAAAAAATAACTATTGCAAGCTGAGAGcaggtttgtttttgtgcaCCTTCATCCAGAAAGCACATTTGAAGGCAATTATTATTTGTAGTTAGAGTTTGCAAAGATAACAGTCAGTTTTCTGCTCCTGTTTAAACTTCAAAACTAAGACAAGGATACTTGTTGCAGaactgtttctgctttttataaTCTGGAGTTCAAGACTGGGAGAGATGTCTTTTTTCCTTGAGctgttcaaaaataaaataatttttcataccTAATTGTGGAATAAGATTTCTTTTGAGAAACTTTGGAACACTAACAGTGGGATGTTGCTGGCAGTTTATCATAATCTTCCACTCTCCAAAATCCTGGAAATCTGGCAtaagtttaaatttaaaaaaaattttgaatGCTTAGAAGTTCATTTAATTGGAGGACAATAATTGCTTCTAGTACATCTGATTAGAAAAGCTGCTCTattcaaaatagaaaactaaACCTTAGTGTATTACAGGATGTAATTTCTTCTCCATATTAAAGTTGTTTTAGCTAGTCAGAGTAATTATCATACTCTATAGGGCCTGATAAAGGTTGTTTCATCAAATTTTCAGGTTgtaatttttctccttgtaCTTAATAATGTTTCTTGTGACTGTGCTTTTACTGAAGGACAATGAATTATAAAATATAGGCTTAGTGTTACGGAAAACAGTAGTAGTATTATCATGAAAACAGCTATCTTCTATAGTTAATAAAGACTTACTAGGTTTCTAACACCTATTATAGActggtttttattattattattattattattattattccccTTGCATTAATGTTAAAAAGTAACATGTTTTATAGTACCGGTCAGTTTTTTGTGGTTTCAGACCTTTTTGGTCCAAAAGTGGTTTTTGCATGTTCTTCAATTCACATGATAGTTCAACAGCAGCTGACACTGAGATTGAGGGAAGAAGTGCCCAAAATTCATGGGTGATCTCTTCTAAAATCCATGAGTGTGTTCAATGTGCACCTCAAAAGATCCTTGAGCTGATAGTTATTTACATAATTACAATGATGAAGTATTGCTGCAGTAGAAGTTCTATCCATCAAAGTCATAGGAATGCCCTTGAAACACAAAACTAGTCTGTTTATGGCCTTTTCCGTTGTCCTCTACCAGTTGGAATGGCAAACAACGCTGAGATGCTCATAAGTACTGCAAGAAGCAACActaaaaaaatccatctttgacagttctctctctctcattctcAGGCTGATTCCTTTGCCCACTACTGGGCATCTCTCCATACAAATCCATCTTCTCTTCACATCCTTGACATTGCAATGAAGTGGTTTTCTCTGTGTAGCAGAAGTCTGTAGACAGCACGGTAAGCTTCCCCATGTGCAGTTAGAAGGTGTCTGGGATTACAGGAAGCTGTCCTCTACCAGATCCGAGGAGTCAATCCCGATGTCATCCATCATGTCAATGTCCTCAATGGTCTCATCCTCTCTCTTGATAAAAGTAGAGCTACTGGAACCAGTTTCAATGGCACTTTCTTCAGATGTCTGtgaactggaagagaaaaagatctCAGAGCTAAAGTACACATTAAAAGGCACCAGGTAAGTTTCCCAATTTATGAACTGAACTGAACACCACATCTACACTTGCTTTCTGATGCATGACATAATCTTACTCTGACCATGTTTCTTAGGATGCAGTACATCTTGTATCTCAAGGGTAATGAACCACCTTGAAATTCAAAGGAGGAAGTTGTTCATATGTACCTCCAAGCACTTTCTGACTCATTAGAAGAATATCATTATGACAATGCTGGGACAGTGGATTAAGTTGGGTGACAACAGATAACAATAAAAGCAGTAGACAGTAAGATAATGTGAAGAATTACAGATAGAGGTAATAAATCTTAATCTGGTTAGTGTTCCTTAGAAACGTCATTTGTCCCACTATTCAAAATAGTGCAAAAATTTCCAATGTGTGACATGCAAGCTCTAGTtcattgctgacaaaaatgcatgCTAATGGTGataactatgttgaaaaacagtgctttgtagctgagaatgtgctgtATCAAAtagtgatatttttctctttgtatctattgtagtttctatggaaataaataggaggcattacttttggagtgacctatgtatAATGCTGCTGAAAAGGAAGTACTGAATTAAGCCACTGCCATTTACAGTGGAGTTATATGCAGTTATGCTTTGGTGAAATCATTCATATAAGCTGAtaaggaaacaataaaaatttCTGGATATACTGTTAcgaaaaaaatattacagatgataatgaaaaaaaacttaTCCTGAATTTTAAAGCTGGTGAACTTCAGTCCCTTGAAacttgaatcatagaatcacagaattgctcagattggaaaagaccttaaagatcatcaaatccagcCGCAACcaaaccatactaccctaactaacaatcctttgctaaatcatgtccctgagcaccacatccaaacggtttttaaacacatccagggatggccACTCAACCACCTCCCCGGGTAGCCTatttcagtgcttaacaactctttctgtaaataagcttttcctgatatccaacctaaacttctcCCAGTTCAAAGTCATTGAGCTGTAGAGGCAAATGTGATGTAAAATGTGATGTAAAAAGTGCCAACTGAGCCATCAGACAGTCGCTGTGACTTGGCCAAGTTAGCAGTTACCTTCCTCTGGCAGTCACAGAAGAGCCAAAATTAGGTATTTCACATCGGAAACATTATGGCCAGTAACACTGCCATACTGTACAGAACCTTTCTAATGCATAACTCCAACAGAGCCTAGGAAATGAACTGTGCAGTAGGATTCTAAAAAGTATTAATGCATGTCACCAAATGCAACCCAGAAAGGTGACCATGGGCTACCTGATTTGCAAACTGTACTCACCTGTGCCTGTTCCTTTTGCCAAGCTCATCTTCAGAAACAGGGTCAATGTCAGGCAGGGGGATGATGTACCCACTGTCAGCGCTCAGCCTCTGCTCATCAAATCCGCTCTCTCTATCCTTTAACTTGTCTTCATTCTTGTAGGTGACACCAATGTAAGCATTGTCACAGTCCCCTCTCATTCGAGTGACAGCTGGGTGATCACTTTTCAGGAAGTCCAGGTGAATCTTCTCGTAgctctgaaaatattcatttcaacAACCTCATTAGATGTTATTCACTAAGACCACCTTTCTTCAGCTGAGTAGCTATGGTTCATTAACCTCCCAAACATCTGCTCAATGAGTCTACAACACTGAATGTAAAAGCCCAGCACCACCAAGTTACTGAGAGTTCTAAGTGACAAGTTGGTTTTAGAAGACACAGGAATGAgtgaggcagcacagagcagacaaGTAGATGTGACACAGGGgtagagaaagaaggaagggcaGACTGGGAAATGGAATACCAAATGATGTAGCAGGCAATGCTTTTCCAGAAGCAGTAGAAATTTGAATCCAAACTCAAACTTCTGTCGGAAGAGGGAGAGGGAGTAATTCTATATATGGGCAATATATAATCCCTTTTCTGGAATACTTTCAATGCCTagaaaattctgtgaaaatatattaaaaaaaacatactttGCTAGAAACCTGGAGTTGGTAGGATATCACTGaataaaactgcaaaactgtttttctcaaTAACCTCAGCTCCCTTTCCCCAGAACATGTAATGCCTCTGTCTGCATCATGTAACTCATACAGGTTAGGATGTGTCAGTCCAGTGTTCACAGCTCTGATGGCTGGAGCAACAGTCACATTTCCCTCTAAAAACATGCACAAAATACAGACCTTTTTGTACTCTCCAGGCAACAAGCTCTCCACGATTTCACTCAAATGGTAAAATGAAGGTCTTTTCTCTGGTTCACTGTTCCAGCACTTTACCATGATCTCATACCTACAGATAAGATGGAAAACAATTTAATCaactgggaaggaaaacaagctatcaggcaaaaacaaaaggcaaaattGTCCAGAGGCTGGCCAGACATGGGAAAGCCAAGCACGCACGTACACTTCATTGGTTGCATGATCAGGTTTTGCCATTCGGTAGCCACTCTTTATCTTATTGTAGAAAGTGGAGTCAACCATCATGCCAGGATATGGTGTGCCACCTGcagataaaacagaagaaaaaaatgctatataaaactaaatttaaaaatattattttacattgTGTTAATACTTGCAGCCTTGAAATAAACCACAGCTCatgataataaaaatgtttgcaaatcCACAAATACCAACTAGCTAGTGTTTGCTGAACTATATAAAGATGCTGAGTTGGAGAAAACAGACAATTCAATTGTCTGGTTAATACTCCGCTgggatatattttaaatttcagagaGTTTTGAGGATGCCTATGAGCCTAGAAGGGTAAGATGCAAtggtttttaaaatcttcttgAGAACTGTTCAGAGGCTCATATAGTTATTCCAGTTATTGatcattttatgttttgtgGTGTGAGATAAGAACTTT
Above is a window of Meleagris gallopavo isolate NT-WF06-2002-E0010 breed Aviagen turkey brand Nicholas breeding stock chromosome 4, Turkey_5.1, whole genome shotgun sequence DNA encoding:
- the LOC104910763 gene encoding platelet-derived growth factor receptor alpha-like; its protein translation is MMVDSTFYNKIKSGYRMAKPDHATNEVYEIMVKCWNSEPEKRPSFYHLSEIVESLLPGEYKKSYEKIHLDFLKSDHPAVTRMRGDCDNAYIGVTYKNEDKLKDRESGFDEQRLSADSGYIIPLPDIDPVSEDELGKRNRHSSQTSEESAIETGSSSSTFIKREDETIEDIDMMDDIGIDSSDLVEDSFL